A genome region from Cryptococcus tetragattii IND107 chromosome 13, whole genome shotgun sequence includes the following:
- a CDS encoding acetolactate synthase, small subunit produces the protein MSHRALSAPLRAIRGTRLQQTVTRCASTKTPSPPKPIDDSTSALDYKLHKHSRSLPHLVTQHPRSPSAEEAVTNILYNTPPPSTEPFKRHRLNCLVQNEPGVLSRVSGILAGRGFNIDSLVVCQTEIRDLSRMCIILKGQDGVIEQARRQLEDLVPVWAVLDYTKTSCVERELLLAKVSILGPEFAQAQLSGPIPDTSFEHAVENQNAENPPSFVAQGEPQGDDKIQRELALARSFESAAQPTPASALYPSRSAAGQDMSASEALIAKNLHLSAIKTLADQFGGRVVDVAENSCIVELTAKSSRVDSFLSLMRPFGVLEAARSGVMVLPRTPIPRYGEEDELAAEKEEIDVSLLPPG, from the exons ATGTCCCACAGAGCTCTTTCCGCGCCTCTCCGCGCCATCCGCGGTACCCGCTTACAACAAACAGTTACAAGATGTGCTTCCACAAAgactccctctcctccaaagccCATTGACGACAGCACCAGCGCCCTCGACT ACAAGCTCCACAAGCACAGTCGAAGTCTGCCTCATCTCGTCACTCAGCATCCTAGGTCCCCTTCTGCTGAGGAGGCTGTCACCAACATCCTTTACAACACCCCTCCTCCCAGCACTGAGCCCTTCAAGCG ACACCGATTGAACTGTCTTGTTCAGAACGAGCCTGGTGTCCTCTCTCGCGTTTCTGGTATCCTTGCCGGTCGAGGTTTCAACATTG ACTCTCTTGTCGTTTGCCAGACCGAGATCCGAGACTTGTCCCGCATGtgcatcatcctcaaggGCCAGGACGGCGTGATCGAGCAAGCCCGTCGTCAACTTGAAGACCTCGTCCCCGTCTGGGCCGTGTTGGACTATACCAAGACATCTTGTGTGGAACGCGAGTTGCTCCTTGCCAAAGTCTCCATCCTCGGCCCCGAGTTTGCCCAGGCCCAACTGTCCGGTCCTATCCCCGACACCTCGTTTGAGCACGCGGTGGAGAACCAGAACGCGGAGaaccctccttcctttgtCGCCCAGGGTGAGCCTCAGGGAGATGACAAGATTCAACGTGAACTCGCGCTTGCTCGTTCTTTTGAATCCGCTGCTCAACCCACTCCTGCCAGTGCGCTCTACCCTAGTCGATCAGCGGCCGGTCAAGACATGTCTGCAAGCGAGGCGTTGATCGCGAAGAACTTGCACCTGTCTGCTATCAAGACGCTTGCCGACCAGTTTGGTGGACGCGTAGTGGATGTGGCTGAGAATAGCTGTATCGTCGAGTTGACCGCCAAGAGCTCGAGAGTGGACTCGTTCTTAAGCTTGATGAGGCCATTTGGTGTGCTCGAGGCCGCTAGGTCTG GTGTGATGGTTCTCCCGCGAACTCCCATCCCCAGGTAcggcgaggaggacgagttGGCcgctgagaaggaagagattgacgTTAGCTTGCTTCCTCCCGGATAG
- a CDS encoding AP-2 complex subunit sigma codes for MIKFILVQQNRQGKTRLSKWYAPYDDDEKVRLRGQVHRLIAPRDQKYQSNFVEFRDDKVIYRRYAGLFFCVCVDSNDNELAYLEAIHLFVEVLDAFFQNVCELDLVFSFYKVYAILDEVFLAGEIEETSKQVVLDRLDYLEKLD; via the exons ATGATCAAGTTTATCCTCGTACAA CAGAACAGACAGGGCAAGACACGCCTCTCAAAGTGGTATGCGCCCtacgacgacgacgaaaAG GTCAGATTACGCGGACAAGTACACAGGCTCATCGCCCCGAGAGACCAAAAGTATCAGTCCAACTTTGTCGAG TTCCGGGACGACAAGGTCATCTACCGACGATACGCcggtctcttcttctgtgtCTGCGTCGATTCCAACGACAATGAGCTCGCGTACCTCGAGGCTATCCATCTCTTTGTAGAGGTTCTTG ATGCCTTTTTCCAAAACGTCTGTGAGCTGGACCTCGTGTTTTCATTCTACAAG GTGTATGCGATCCTGGACGAAGTGTTCTTGGctggagagattgaagagacgAGCAAGCAAGTCGTGCTTGACCGACTGGACTACCTGGAGAAGCTGGATTAG